In Oryza sativa Japonica Group chromosome 3, ASM3414082v1, one DNA window encodes the following:
- the LOC9272128 gene encoding pentatricopeptide repeat-containing protein At1g56690, mitochondrial, translated as MRLPPVRFLPSSAAPAVVAANARIAHLARAGNIEGARAAFEAMPLRTTASYNALLAGYFRNRLPDAALGLFRRMPSRDLASYNALISGLSLRRQTLPDAAAALASIPFPPSVVSFTSLLRGYVRHGLLADAIRLFQQMPERNHVSYTVLLGGLLDAGRVNEARRLFDEMPDRDVVAWTAMLSGYCQAGRITEARALFDEMPKRNVVSWTAMISGYAQNGEVNLARKLFEVMPERNEVSWTAMLVGYIQAGHVEDAAELFNAMPEHPVAACNAMMVGFGQRGMVDAAKTVFEKMCERDDGTWSAMIKAYEQNEFLMEALSTFREMLWRGVRPNYPSVISILTVCAALAVLDYGREVHAAMLRCSFDMDVFAVSALITMYIKCGNLDKAKRVFHTFEPKDIVMWNSMITGYAQHGLGEQALGIFHDMRLAGMSPDGITYIGALTACSYTGKVKEGREIFNSMTVNSSIRPGAEHYSCMVDLLGRSGLVEEAFDLIKNMPVEPDAVIWGALMGACRMHRNAEIAEFAAKKLLELEPGNAGPYVLLSHIYTSVGRWEDASKMRKFISSRNLNKSPGCSWIEYDKRVHLFTSGDVLAHPEHAAILRILEKLDGLLMESGYSADGSFVLHDIDEEQKSHSLRYHSERQAVAYGLLKIPEGMPIRVMKNLRVCGDCHSAIKLIAKITSREIILRDANRFHHFKDGFCSCRDYW; from the coding sequence ATGCGTCTCCCGCCCGTCCGCTTCCTGCCGTcgagcgcggcgccggcggtggtggcggcgaacGCGCGCATAGCCCACCTCGCCCGGGCGGGGAACATCGAGGGCGCGAGGGCGGCCTTCGAGGCCATGCCCCTCCGCACCACCGCCTCCTACAacgccctcctcgccggctaCTTCCGCAACCGCCTGCCGGACGCGGCCCTCGGCCTCTTCCGCCGCATGCCCTCCCGCGACCTCGCCTCCTACAACGCCCTCATATCCGGCCTCTCGCTCCGCCGCCAGACGctcccggacgccgccgccgcgctcgcctccatCCCCTTCCCGCCCTCCGTCGTCTCCTTCACCTCCCTCCTCCGTGGGTACGTGCGCCacggcctcctcgccgacgccatCCGCTTGTTCCAGCAGATGCCGGAGCGGAACCACGTCTCTTACACCGTGCTGCTCGGTGGACTCCTTGATGCCGGCCGTGTCAACGAGGCTCGCAggctgttcgacgaaatgcctgACAGGGATGTCGTGGCGTGGACAGCCATGCTGTCTGGGTACTGCCAGGCTGGTCGGATCACTGAGGCACGCGCTctgtttgatgaaatgccgaAGAGGAATGTCGTGTCATGGACCGCGATGATCTCCGGATATGCTCAAAACGGTGAGGTGAACCTTGCAAGGAAGCTGTTCGAGGTGATGCCTGAGCGCAATGAGGTCTCGTGGACTGCAATGTTGGTTGGGTACATACAAGCTGGCCATGTTGAGGATGCTGCAGAGCTGTTTAATGCAATGCCGGAACATCCAGTGGCCGCCTGCAATGCCATGATGGTTGGGTTTGGGCAACGTGGAATGGTGGATGCTGCCAAGACAGTGTTCGAGAAAATGTGTGAGAGAGATGATGGGACATGGAGTGCCATGATTAAAGCGTATGAGCAGAACGAATTCTTGATGGAGGCACTATCTACCTTCCGTGAGATGTTGTGGAGAGGTGTCCGTCCAAACTACCCATCAGTCATCAGCATACTCACAGTGTGTGCGGCACTGGCTGTTCTTGATTATGGGAGGGAGGTGCATGCTGCAATGCTGAGATGCTCCTTTGACATGGACGTCTTTGCTGTGTCAGCATTAATCACAATGTATATAAAATGTGGAAATCTGGATAAGGCCAAGAGGGTCTTTCACACGTTTGAGCCAAAAGATATTGTGATGTGGAACTCCATGATCACTGGTTATGCTCAACATGGATTGGGGGAGCAAGCACTTGGCATATTTCATGATATGAGGTTGGCAGGAATGTCGCCTGATGGAATTACTTATATAGGGGCCCTCACAGCTTGTAGCTATACCGGTAAAGttaaagaagggagggagattTTTAATTCTATGACTGTGAATTCTTCCATCCGACCTGGAGCTGAGCATTATTCTTGTATGGTTGATTTACTTGGTCGATCAGGCCTTGTGGAGGAAGCATTTGACTTGATAAAGAATATGCCAGTTGAACCAGATGCTGTCATCTGGGGAGCTCTGATGGGTGCCTGTAGGATGCACAGGAATGCTGAGATTGCTGAGTTTGCTGCTAAGAAGCTATTAGAGCTAGAGCCTGGGAATGCTGGACCGTATGTCTTACTCTCTCACATTTATACATCCGTTGGGAGGTGGGAAGATGCTTCTAAGATGCGGAAATTCATTAGCTCAAGGAATTTGAACAAGTCACCAGGCTGTAGTTGGATAGAGTACGACAAGAGGGTGCATCTTTTCACATCTGGTGATGTATTAGCACATCCAGAACATGCCGCTATTCTTAGGATATTGGAAAAACTAGATGGGCTATTGATGGAGTCTGGTTACTCGGCTGATGGAAGCTTTGTGCTTCATGATATAGATGAGGAGCAAAAGTCTCATAGCTTGCGGTATCATAGTGAGAGACAGGCTGTGGCATATGGACTACTGAAAATCCCAGAAGGAATGCCCATTCGTGTCATGAAAAACCTCAGGGTTTGTGGTGACTGCCATTCTGCAATAAAGTTGATTGCAAAGATCACTTCTAGGGAAATCATACTAAGAGATGCCAATAGATTCCATCATTTCAAAGATGGGTTTTGCTCATGCAGGGACTACTGGTGA